Proteins encoded within one genomic window of Anopheles gambiae chromosome 3, idAnoGambNW_F1_1, whole genome shotgun sequence:
- the LOC5668084 gene encoding PIH1 domain-containing protein 1 isoform X2: MSRSSKSILLDGAGLETSLKIVKNEAEEQLENFLAPVAELADDISSGRSKIVKPAPGFCVKAFKKGTEEKFFINLCQTDGIPPPRDITEDELIRILNDGEPNAFRIPMSITQPRPALDKSNQGCQVCDIAINTKFYAKIESGGLLREFLISVLFDGVENKYNVALDESNFRILKNKKFIDKLIPHNIQNRDVRQVIESYPHQSDADRALLTELDNPRPLMAGAQPKKPLIEEIGADAGTVKTVKNETNSSRTVAPVSVVNAKQQQSDSTTTAPYVPDPTKVAISQAATKKPESKLFREPPAGRAKRLIGEFHLPECVSSSEITLDVGEDRILLEARKKGYLLDVFVDYRIDESKVEAHFDTTTKILQVSMPVLAA; encoded by the exons ATGAGTCGTTCATCTAAAAGCATACTTCTCGATGGCGCTGGACTGGAAACCAGTCTCAAGATAGTGAAG AACGAAGCGGAGGAACAGCTGGAGAATTTCCTTGCTCCAGTAGCGGAACTGGCcgacgacatcagcagcggaCGGTCAAAGATTGTTAAGCCGGCTCCAG gATTCTGCGTGAAAGCGTTCAAGAAGGGAACGGAGGAAAAGTTCTTCATCAATCTCTGCCAAACCGATGGCATCCCGCCGCCGCGCGACATTACCGAGGACGAGCTGATACGCATCCTGAACGATGGTGAGCCGAACGCATTCCGCATCCCGATGAGCATCACGCAACCCCGCCCCGCACTGGACAAATCCAACCAGGGCTGCCAGGTGTGCGATATCGCGATCAATACGAAATTCTACGCCAAAATCGAGTCCGGCGGGCTATTGCGCGAGTTCCTGATCAGCGTACTGTTCGATGGGGTGGAGAATAAGTACAACGTCGCGCTGGACGAGAGCAACTTTCGCATACTGAAGAACAAAAAGTTCATCGACAAGCTGATTCCGCACAACATCCAGAACCGGGACGTGCGGCAGGTGATCGAAAGCTATCCGCACCAGTCGGACGCCGACCGGGCGCTGCTCACCGAGCTGGACAATCCGAGACCGCTGATGGCGGGCGCACAGCCGAAGAAACCACTCATCGAAGAGATTGGCGCAGATGCGGGGACGGTAAAAACGgttaaaaatgaaacgaacAGCTCGCGTACTGTCGCACCGGTATCGGTGGTAAATgccaaacagcagcaaagTGACAGCACTACCACAGCACCGTACGTGCCCGACCCGACAAAGGTGGCCATTTCGCAGGCCGCCACGAAGAAGCCGGAGAGTAAGCTGTTCCGCGAACCGCCCGCCGGAAGGGCGAAGCGACTGATAGGAGAGTTCCATCTGCCGGAATGT GTTTCATCGAGCGAAATTACGCTGGACGTGGGCGAGGATCGCATTTTGCTGGAGGCACGCAAGAAAGGCTACCTGCTCGATGTGTTCGTGGACTATCGTATTGATGAAAGCAAGGTGGAAGCTCATTTCGATACCACCACAAAGATCCTGCAAGTATCGATGCCAGTGTTGGCGGCTTAA
- the LOC5668084 gene encoding PIH1 domain-containing protein 1 isoform X1 — protein sequence MQWVSRTPLFMICIIAIKSFPCLSKLFKLYMIIVQNVCGILEFADHVKRSFIVVHVIIPAFLFFFFCTGFCVKAFKKGTEEKFFINLCQTDGIPPPRDITEDELIRILNDGEPNAFRIPMSITQPRPALDKSNQGCQVCDIAINTKFYAKIESGGLLREFLISVLFDGVENKYNVALDESNFRILKNKKFIDKLIPHNIQNRDVRQVIESYPHQSDADRALLTELDNPRPLMAGAQPKKPLIEEIGADAGTVKTVKNETNSSRTVAPVSVVNAKQQQSDSTTTAPYVPDPTKVAISQAATKKPESKLFREPPAGRAKRLIGEFHLPECVSSSEITLDVGEDRILLEARKKGYLLDVFVDYRIDESKVEAHFDTTTKILQVSMPVLAA from the exons ATGCAGTGGGTTTCCCGTACTCCATTGTTCATGATTTGCATAATTGCTATCAAATCCTTTCCGTGTCTATCTAAACTCTTCAAACTGTACATGATAATAGTTCAAAATGTGTGTGGAATTCTGGAATTTGCTGACCATGTGAAACGTTCTTTTATTGTCGTTCATGTTATAATTcctgcttttcttttcttttttttttgcacaggATTCTGCGTGAAAGCGTTCAAGAAGGGAACGGAGGAAAAGTTCTTCATCAATCTCTGCCAAACCGATGGCATCCCGCCGCCGCGCGACATTACCGAGGACGAGCTGATACGCATCCTGAACGATGGTGAGCCGAACGCATTCCGCATCCCGATGAGCATCACGCAACCCCGCCCCGCACTGGACAAATCCAACCAGGGCTGCCAGGTGTGCGATATCGCGATCAATACGAAATTCTACGCCAAAATCGAGTCCGGCGGGCTATTGCGCGAGTTCCTGATCAGCGTACTGTTCGATGGGGTGGAGAATAAGTACAACGTCGCGCTGGACGAGAGCAACTTTCGCATACTGAAGAACAAAAAGTTCATCGACAAGCTGATTCCGCACAACATCCAGAACCGGGACGTGCGGCAGGTGATCGAAAGCTATCCGCACCAGTCGGACGCCGACCGGGCGCTGCTCACCGAGCTGGACAATCCGAGACCGCTGATGGCGGGCGCACAGCCGAAGAAACCACTCATCGAAGAGATTGGCGCAGATGCGGGGACGGTAAAAACGgttaaaaatgaaacgaacAGCTCGCGTACTGTCGCACCGGTATCGGTGGTAAATgccaaacagcagcaaagTGACAGCACTACCACAGCACCGTACGTGCCCGACCCGACAAAGGTGGCCATTTCGCAGGCCGCCACGAAGAAGCCGGAGAGTAAGCTGTTCCGCGAACCGCCCGCCGGAAGGGCGAAGCGACTGATAGGAGAGTTCCATCTGCCGGAATGT GTTTCATCGAGCGAAATTACGCTGGACGTGGGCGAGGATCGCATTTTGCTGGAGGCACGCAAGAAAGGCTACCTGCTCGATGTGTTCGTGGACTATCGTATTGATGAAAGCAAGGTGGAAGCTCATTTCGATACCACCACAAAGATCCTGCAAGTATCGATGCCAGTGTTGGCGGCTTAA
- the LOC1279256 gene encoding magnesium transporter NIPA2 produces the protein MPSAGAAAPPPPPAIDELYMERDFYIGLALALSSSIFIGSSFIIKKIGLLRLSRVGSVRASAGGFGYLRDWIWWAGLICMGVGEAANFAAYAFAPASLVTPLGALSVIVAAVMASRFLKERLNLLGKLGCFLCIVGSTIIVIHSPKEGEVEDLNLLIDMLQDPTFITYVVLILSLALFIGCCIGPRYGHKHVAVYILLCSAIGSLTVMSCKALGLALRDTLSGKSNDFGMWLPYFLIIVTVVFVGIQVNYLNKALDIFNTSIVTPIYYVIFTTLVITASAILFKEWRHMRPEDIIGDLCGFFVVIVAVILLNAFREMDISLSDVKGIMRPKRELLSHSSHKGGAQYEDYLNDNEERGPLKPHYGTNYLNA, from the exons ATGCCTTCCGCaggggcagcagcaccaccaccaccgccagccaTCGACGAGCTGTACATGGAGCGTGACTTCTACATCGGGCTAGCGCTGGCCCTTTCCAGCAGTATTTTCATCGGGTCTAGCTTCATCATCAAGAAAATTGGCCTGCTGCGGCTTTCCCGGGTCGGTTCGGTGCGGGCCAGTGCCGGCGGGTTTGGCTACCTGCGCGACTGGATCTGGTGGGCCGGGCTTATCTGCA TGGGTGTTGGTGAGGCAGCCAACTTTGCCGCGTACGCCTTCGCGCCGGCTTCCCTCGTTACGCCGCTCGGAGCACTCAGCGTGATCGTGGCCGCCGTTATGGCTTCCCGGTTTCTCAAAGAGCGGCTCAACCTGCTCGGCAAGCTCGGCTGCTTTCTGTGCATCGTCGGCTCCACGATCATTGTCATACACTCACCAAAAGAGGGCGAGGTGGAGGATCTTAACCTACTGATCGATATGCTGCAAGATCCGACCTTTATCACATACGTCGTGTTGATTCTTTCGCTCGCACTCTTCATCGGATGCTGCATTGGGCCACGGTACGGGCACAAGCACGTAGCCGTTTACATACTGCTCTGTTCCGCCATCGGCAGCCTTACGGTCATGTCCTGCAAAGCGCTCGGGCTCGCGCTACGCGACACCCTGTCCGGCAAGTCGAACGATTTCGGCATGTGGCTGCCCTACTTCCTCATCATCGTGACGGTCGTGTTTGTGGGGATACAGGTAAACTACCTCAACAAAGCGCTGGACATCTTCAACACCAGCATCGTGACGCCGATCTACTACGTCATCTTTACCACGCTGGTCATCACGGCGTCCGCGATCCTGTTCAAGGAATGGCGCCACATGCGCCCCGAAGACATTATCGGCGATCTGTGCGGCTTTTTCGTGGTGATCGTCGCGGTGATATTGCTGAACGCGTTCCGCGAGATGGACATTAGCTTGAGCGATGTGAAGGGCATTATGCGACCGAAGCGGGAGCTGCTGTCGCACTCGTCCCACAAAGGGGGCGCACAGTACGAGGACTATTTGAACGACAACGAGGAGCGTGGCCCGCTGAAACCACACTATGGAACCAACTATCTGAATGCGTAA
- the LOC1279257 gene encoding protein phosphatase 1 regulatory subunit 7 yields MSASEEQHDQQPRADSPTVDEERPPGAGEVAEHEIVKMEDVITIDPETTEVDLNHGRIGKIENLEPLTKLERLYLRWNLIKKIENLDHLTSLLELELYDNQITELENLDNLVNLEMLDVSFNRLHQIKNLSALTNLRKLFLCANRISLIENLDHFSSLTMLELGDNKIRKIENLDNLSSLTHLYLGKNKITKIENLDKLVKLECLSLQCNRLTKIENLDQLVNLTELYLSENGIEMIENLDQNKQLETLDLAKNRIKRIENIEHLEMLEEFWMNDNGVSEWTCVDKLASNKKLATVYLERNPVASDVNYRRKLKLAVPWLQKIDATLCR; encoded by the exons ATGAGTGCTAGCGAAG AGCAACACGATCAGCAGCCGCGTGCCGATTCTCCCACGGTCGATGAAGAACGCCCACCAGGTGCGGGCGAGGTGGCCGAGCATGAGATCGTTAAGATGGAGGACGTAATCACGATCGATCCCGAGACGACCGAGGTCGATCTGAACCATGGCCGGATTGGGAAGATCGAGAATCTCGAACCTCTGACGAAGCTGGAACG ACTATACCTGCGttggaatttaattaaaaaaattgaaaatcttGACCATCTGACGTCGCTGCTGGAGCTCGAGCTGTACGATAATCAGATCACCGAGCTGGAAAATCTGGACAATCTCGTCAATCTGGA AATGCTCGATGTCAGCTTCAACCGGCTGCACCAGATCAAGAACCTGTCCGCGCTGACCAATCTGCGCAAGCTGTTCCTGTGCGCTAATCGCATCTCGCTGATCGAAAACCTTGACCACTTTAGCAGTCTGACCATGCTGGAGTTGGGTGATAATAAGATAAGA aaaatcgAAAACCTCGACAACCTGTCCAGCCTAACCCATCTGTACCTGGGCAAGAACAAAATTACGAAAATTGAAAATCTCGACAAGCTGGTCAAGCTGGAATGCTTGAGCTTGCAGTGTAACCGGCTAACGAAGATCGAAAACCTGGACCAGCTGGTCAATCTGACCGAGCTGTACCTGTCGGAGAACGGCATAGAGATGATCGAAAATTTggaccaaaacaaacagctcgAAACGCTCGATCTGGCCAAGAACCGGATCAAGCGCATTGAAAACATTGAGCATCTGGAAATGCTGGAAGAATTTtgg ATGAACGACAATGGCGTGTCGGAGTGGACGTGTGTGGATAAGCTGGCCAGCAACAAGAAGCTGGCAACGGTCTACCTGGAGCGCAATCCGGTAGCGAGCGACGTGAACTATCGACGAAAGCTAAAGCTGGCCGTGCCTTGGTTGCAGAAGATCGATGCCACGCTCTGTCGCTAG
- the LOC1279258 gene encoding general vesicular transport factor p115, with translation MNFLKSGLQTVLGSQQPNQAPSGAETVELLVERVTSSTLLEDRRDACRALKALSKKYRIEVGIGMNAMLQVLENDRTDCEIIGYCLDTLCHVTSPEQFEEEEDNPNVTANIGEQFTEIFIKNSDNVCLVLACLEEYDFRVRWAAIKLLTNLLANRPKEIQEIVLVSPMGVSKMMDLLIDSREVIRNDALLLMIQLTKGNGNIQKIVAFENAFDRLLDVIKEEGCSDGGIVVEDCLILMLNLLKNNPSNQQFFKEGSYIQRLAPMLELSTDQDQAGMSPQKVSNLHCMLQVVRALVCPSNPQQVISSCQKAIRSSGLLSAICNIIMASGVPPDLLIETINTIAEVIRGDGQNQDYFNSFMAPCDPPLSAIVLLLMSMVNEKQPLSLRCAVLYCFQSYLYRNEAGQTSLVKTLLQSSEQTQSITSGQLLCRSLFSTDPLSNWFAAVSMSHALLENPAQKEQLLRVVLATSHTSKPVSLLEQCNQLLQQANCKFQSKVGLLMLLSVWLSHCQLAVRTFLSIPGTVAYLTGQISANEHGDNEYLVQGLCAFLMGICIQFNDNSVQEHQREFLCQLLVKRIGLDTYNKKLGEVSKHENYSKSAKQPQIRIAATTDLLLDYEFCRLFKALEAVISKTVNGFSSGGENITELTLSQEASGLVAQYKDIIREQDARLQALQQQLAHQEAKVRELSGALEQSQSSNAQLQDQNILLKAQLQAAADLRQQTLSSSASSPLHLLPAQGDHQQEVLEKRLSMLSLEQQTDRAKLAYYESENSRLLGELDQLRTRVSVAEGKANESGTELDKLRKDQEDLLELLTDQESKMQRYRMELKRVTGQSFDEDDDVDDELQAIEANDGEGKDTASMANSSNHPGGFVC, from the exons ATGAACTTCCTCAAGAGTGGCCTACAGACGGTGCTCGGTTCGCAGCAACCGAACCAGGCGCCGAGCGGTGCCGAAACG GTGGAACTGCTGGTGGAACGGGTCACTTCGTCGACCCTGCTGGAGGACCGCCGCGATGCATGTCGTGCACTGAAAGCCCTGTCGAAAAAGTATCGCATCGAGGTAGGCATCGGTATGAACGCGATGCTCCAGGTGCTCGAGAACGATCGGACGGACTGCGAGATAATCGGGTACTGTCTCGACACGCTGTGCCATGTAACGTCACCCGAGCAGTTCGAAGAGGAGGAAGACAACCCGAACGTGACGGCCAACATTGGTGAGCAGTTTACGGagattttcatcaaaaactcGGACAATGTGTGTCTGGTGCTGGCGTGCCTGGAGGAGTACGATTTCCGGGTCCGGTGGGCGGCGATTAAGCTGCTGACGAATCTGCTCGCCAACCGGCCGAAGGAGATACAGGAGATAGTGCTCGTCAGCCCGATGGGCGTGTCGAAGATGATGGATCTGCTGATCGACAGCCGGGAGGTGATCCGGAACGAtgcactgctgctgatgatacAGCTAACGAAGGGCAACGGAAACATACAGAAGATTGTGGCGTTCGAGAACGCGTTCGATCGACTGCTGGACGTGATCAAGGAGGAGGGCTGCTCGGACGGTGGCATCGTGGTGGAGGATTGTCTCATACTGATGCTGAACCTGCTCAAGAACAACCCGAGCAATCAGCAGTTCTTCAAGGAAGGTTCGTACATTCAGCGGTTAGCGCCAATGCTGGAACTCTCCACCGATCAGGACCAGGCGGGCATGAGCCCGCAAAAGGTTTCCAACCTGCACTGCATGCTGCAGGTGGTCAGGGCACTGGTCTGCCCGAGCAATCCGCAGCAGGTGATCAGCTCCTGCCAAAAGGCGATCCGTAGCTCCGGGTTGCTGTCGGCCATCTGCAATATCATAATGGCCAGCGGAGTGCCGCCGGATTTGCTGATCGAAACGATCAACACGATCGCCGAGGTGATTCGGGGCGATGGGCAGAATCAGGACTACTTCAACTCGTTCATGGCACCGTGCGATCCGCCACTGTCCgcgatcgtgctgctgctgatgtcgaTGGTGAACGAGAAGCAGCCGCTTTCGCTTCGCTGTGCCGTGCTGTACTGCTTCCAGAGCTATCTCTACCGGAACGAGGCCGGGCAGACGTCGCTCGTCAAAACGCTGCTACAGTCCTCGGAGCAGACGCAATCCATCACTAGCGGCCAGCTGCTCTGCCGGAGCCTGTTCAGCACCGATCCGCTGTCGAACTGGTTCGCCGCCGTCTCCATGAGCCACGCACTGTTGGAAAACCCGGCCCAAAAGGAGCAGCTGTTGCGCGTGGTGCTGGCCACTTCGCACACCAGCAAACCGGTCTCGCTGCTGGAGCAGTGCAatcagctgctgcagcaggcgAACTGCAAATTCCAAAGCAAGGTCgggctgctgatgctgctgtccGTGTGGCTCAGCCACTGTCAGCTGGCGGTGCGCACATTCCTCTCCATCCCGGGTACGGTCGCGTACCTGACGGGGCAAATCTCCGCCAACGAGCACGGCGACAACGAGTATCTGGTGCAGGGGCTGTGCGCCTTCCTGATGGGGATCTGCATCCAGTTCAACGATAACAGCGTGCAGGAGCATCAGCGCGAGTTCCTCTGCCAGCTGCTGGTGAAGCGCATCGGGCTCGACACGTACAACAAAAAGCTGGGCGAAGTGTCCAAGCACGAAAATTACAGCAAATCCGCAAAACAGCCACAAATTCGCATCGCCGCCACAACCGATCTGCTGCTGGATTATGAATTCTGCCGACTGTTCAAAGCgctcgaggcggtcatctccAAAACGGTCAACGGGTTCAGCTCCGGTGGGGAAAACATTACCGAGCTCACGCTCAGCCAGGAAGCGTCCGGGCTGGTCGCGCAGTATAAAGACATCATACGCGAGCAGGACGCGCGACTGCAGGCGCTACAGCAGCAACTCGCGCACCAGGAAGCAAAAGTGCGCGAGCTGTCCGGTGCGCTGGAACAATCGCAATCGAGCAATGCGCAACTGCAGGATCAGAACATACTGCTGAAAGCGCAACTACAGGCAGCGGCTGATTTGCGCCAGCAAACGCTCTCCTCTTCGGCATCCTCCCCGCTCCATCTGCTGCCCGCACAAGGCGATCATCAGCAGGAAGTGCTCGAGAAGCGGCTCTCCATGCTGTCGCTCGAGCAGCAAACGGATCGTGCAAAGCTAGCCTACTATGAGTCAGAAAATAGCCGGCTGCTGGGTGAGCTGGATCAGCTGCGGACGCGTGTCAGTGTGGCGGAAGGTAAAGCGAACGAATCCGGCACCGAGCTGGACAAGCTGCGCAAGGATCAGGAAGATCTGCTGGAACTGCTGACCGATCAGGAGAGCAAGATGCAACGCTACCGGATGGAGCTGAAACGGGTAACGGGCCAATCGTTCGACGAGGATGACGACGTGGACGATGAACTGCAAGCGATCGAGGCGAACGATGGCGAAGGCAAAGACACGGCGAGCATGGCCAACTCTTCCAACCATCCCGGAGGGTTTGTGTGTTAA
- the LOC1279259 gene encoding UBX domain-containing protein 1 produces MSNRSGVWFTGKLHITLHCKGRTAPCGLNFNNSVLVRIVCFKSATMSDIQMLIDMGFPKEKAERALEVTNNKGVEQAMEWLLAHADEPLPPASTVAAASAAGDSSSSTAAGGATTEPSTEEGAAAAEEPVAKSLKCDECGKLFKSQEEVEFHAAKTEHSSFSESTEEKKPLTEEEKKAQLALLEEKMRRKRQEREENEKKEAMERERLRIKSGKDMLEARRKMEEQEMKKLMDQRKREKLESQQARDRVRAQIEADRAARKAKESGETTAVSPTSTAPVSSPPAAAANPTSTTTTTTPTKPAEAKSYTTAKIAIRMMDGTQLVQTFQAGEQLAAVRLFVQLKMDSVDAAFGLMTNFPKKVFTAEEYEMPLDKLGLVPNAVLIVTKAP; encoded by the exons ATGTCAAACCGCAGCGGTGTTTGGTTTACAGGAAAATTACACATTACCCTGCATTGCAAAGGAAGGACTGCGCCCTGTGGTCTTAATTTTAATAACTCTGTGCTAGTACGaatagtttgttttaaaagcGCAACCATGTCCGACATACAAATGCTGATCGATATGGGATTTCCCAAAGAGAAGGC TGAACGGGCGCTCGAGGTGACCAACAACAAAGGGGTGGAACAGGCAATGGAGTGGCTGCTGGCCCATGCGGACGAACCACTGCCCCCAGCGTCGACGGTCGCCGCCGCCAGTGCTGCCGGCGACAGTTCCAGCTCCACGGCCGCGGGCGGTGCAACGACAGAACCCTCCACGGAGGAAGGTGCCGCCGCGGCTGAGGAACCCGTAGCAAAATCGCTCAAATGTGACGAGTGTGGCAAGCTGTTCAAATCCCAGGAGGAGGTCGAATTTCACGCTGCCAAAACGGAGCACAGCAGCTTCTCCGAATCGACCGAGGAGAAGAAACCGCTGacggaggaggagaagaaggcgCAGCTCGCCCTGCTGGAGGAGAAGATGCGCCGCAAGCGCCAGGAGCGGGAGGAGAACGAAAAGAAGGAAGCGATGGAGCGGGAGCGGCTGCGCATCAAGTCGGGCAAGGACATGCTCGAGGCGCGCCGCAAGATGGAGGAGCAGGAGATGAAGAAGCTGATGGACCAGCGGAAGCGCGAGAAGCTGGAAAGTCAGCAGGCGCGGGACCGTGTCCGGGCCCAGATCGAGGCCGACCGTGCCGCCCGCAAGGCCAAAGAATCTGG CGAAACCACTGCCGTATCACCGACGTCCACAGCACCGGTTAGTAGTCctccggcggcagcggcgaACCCGacgtccaccaccaccactactacgcCCACCAAACCGGCAGAGGCGAAAAGCTACACCACAGCCAAGATTGCGATCCGCATGATGGACGGGACGCAGCTCGTGCAGACGTTCCAGGCGGGCGAGCAGCTGGCGGCGGTGCGGCTGTTCGTGCAGCTGAAGATGGACTCGGTCGACGCGGCGTTCGGACTGATGACCAACTTCCCGAAGAAGGTGTTCACCGCGGAGGAGTACGAGATGCCGCTGGACAAGCTGGGGCTGGTACCGAACGCGGTGCTGATCGTGACGAAGGCACCGTAG
- the LOC1279260 gene encoding ribonuclease Oy, with product MKLPIRIICALLFVQLCFAAPNSNRYDDEDSQENSIADVEQGKQVHQFDLLIFTQRWPITACYEWRETGKEHICGLPTPATVWTIHGIWPTKLNTIGPAFCNKSAIFDVSQLSPIEPQLEAHWVNVEKNKPDDSLWEHEWLKHGTCAAEAIEQLNTEAKYFGQGLSWLEQHSVSAAFATNGDIKPGFNYSLPTLNKALYDYYGKNVAIECFFDRKTHQQFLNEVRICFDKQLQSADCDGIVGLERIVLPNSRVGTVITNCNAAKPIFYPDAVPKKQEEEEEKEVLQMDRDVVYETVYEISDGKTEIEVILV from the exons ATGAAATTGCCCATTCGCATTATTTGTGCATTATTGTTCGTGCAATTGTGTTTTGCTGCGCCAAACAG CAATAGATACGATGATGAAGATTCACAGGAAAACTCGATCGCCGATGTAGAGCAGGGCAAGCAGGTCCATCAGTTCGATTTGCTCATTTTCACCCAACGCTGGCCGATTACCGCCTGCTACGAGTGGCGTGAGACGGGCAAAGAGCACATCTGCGGCCTACCGACACCGGCCACCGTCTGGACGATCCATGGCATTTGGCCCACGAAGCTAAACACGATCGGGCCCGCCTTCTGCAACAAGTCGGCCATTTTCGATGTGTCGCAGCTCAGCCCGATCGAGCCGCAGCTCGAGGCGCACTGGGTCAATGTGGAGAAGAACAAACCGGACGATTCGCTATGGGAGCACGAATGGCTCAAGCACGGTACCTGTGCCGCCGAAGCGATCGAGCAGCTTAACACGGAGGCGAAATACTTCGGGCAAGGTTTGAGCTGGCTGGAGCAACATTCCGTGAGCGCCGCGTTCGCTACGAACGGAGACATTAAGCCCGGATTTAACTACAGTCTGCCCACGCTCAACAAGGCACTGTACGATTACTACGGGAAGAATGTGGCGATCGAGTGCTTTTTCGACCGCAAGACGCACCAACAGTTTCTGAACGAGGTGCGCATCTGTTTCGACAAGCAGCTACAGTCGGCCGATTGCGACGGGATCGTTGGGCTGGAGCGTATTGTGCTGCCCAACTCGCGGGTGGGCACGGTGATTACTAACTGCAACGCTGCCAAGCCCATCTTCTATCCGGACGCTGTACCAAagaagcaggaggaggaggaggagaaggaggttTTGCAAATGGATCGTGATGTAGTTTACGAAACGGTGTACGAAATTTCCGATGGAAAGACCGAGATTGAGGTAATTCTTGTTTAA